ACAACCGATGCGCCAATACAGGAAGAGCCAATCACCGAATGCGGCTCACGCCCTAGTGGTTTTAGGATCCGTTCTAGATGCCACAACGTGCTGCCCGGCAAAGCCACGACCTGCTTGCCTTCGTCCAGCAGCTGAATTTTATCCAAGCGCTGAGTGCTAATAATAATGATTTCACGATCGTAGTCGTTACCGCTCGGCGTAGAGCCTTCGGTCAGTCCGGTGTTGGCAGCCTGCATTAGCACAATTTTATCGGCCTCAACGCTGGCCTTAAATACCTTCCACTGTTCGAGCAAACTGCCCGGGAAGACCACCGCCAACGCATCACCTTGTCCTGAACGAAAGCCTTTGCGATAGCGTTCCGTTTTACGCGCGTCGGTAAGAATATGAGATTTACCCACGATATCCGTGAGTTGTTGAATTAACGCACGCGAGCCGGAAGCCTGACTCGCACCAAGAGGTTGTTCCTGCATAGCCATAGTCCTTTTATTCGTATGATGAATCCTTTCGAGGATACCGCTTTTTGCTTTAATGTGAAAAAAATTATACTGAATAGTTAAATAAATAATTTCCTGAGCAAAAAAAACCTGACGCTAAGGTCAGGCTTTTTATCTCAACAAAGGCTACTCATGTAATCCACATTCGCGTTTTAGCCCAAAGAATCGCGTTTCTTCTTCCGCCATGCCCGGCTCCCATTTGCGCGTCGTGTGGGTATCGCCAACGGAGAGATAGCCTTGCTCCCACAGCGGGTGGTAGCTAAGCCCATGCTGCTGTAAATATTGATAAATCTGTTGGTTATCCCAATCGATTATCGGCAGTATTTTAAACACGCCACGCTGAATCGCGAGCACCGGCAAATGTGCACGGCTGCCTGATTGTTCACGGCGCAGGCCTGCAAACCACGTTTGCGCGCCAAGCTCACGCAGTGCACGGTTCATCGGTTCAACTTTGTTAATATCGTTGTAGCGCTCAATGCCCTCAACGCCCTGCTCCCACAGTTTGCCATAGCGGGCCTCCTGCCACGCAGCCGACTGTTCTGCGCGGTAAACCTTGAGGTTCAAATTCAGCTTTTCGTGCAGGGTATCGATAAACTGGTAGGTTTCAGGGAACAAATAACCGGTATCCGTTAAGATCACCGGAATATCCGGTAGCTCACGGGTGACCAAGTGCAGCGATACCGCGGCCTGAATGCCAAAACTCGAAGAAAGGGCAAACTCGGCGGGTAAATGCTCTAGCGCCCAACGCACCCTTTCCTGCGCGCTCAGTTTTTCTAGCTGAGTATTAATTTCAGCTAACGCCATGACCTGTTCGACTTTGGGTAATACCGCTAATGCATGAAGATCTAATTTGGACATAAGTAAAGTCCTCCGCACAAAGGCGTTGCAACATATCGAATTGAGATACATTCCGTCCGCCAAAAACCACCAATAAACCCTGCAACAACGCGATTGGCGTCCGTGCAAGGGGGCTCATTGCCGCCCCCTTGCATCCCGGCTAGGTACCGTTATTCAGCCCGCGTTGCGGGTTCACTCAGTCAAACACTCCGGGTTTTAACGCACCGTCGCAGAGGCGCTCCCTGCGCCCTACGACTCTCGCCACATCCCTGTGGCTCGTGCTAACCCTCCGATTTTCCTTCGGCTGAATAACAACGTGCCGCTAAAGACAGAGCTCAATCATCTAGTCATAAAAATCTCTTGCCGGATCCAGCACCGGGCGCACAATCCCTGCGCGAATGGTGAAATCACCAAAGCCTTCATTGGCTTCACGTTCTTTCGCCCAGCGGGCGACTAGTTCGTCAATCACGCCAAGGATTTCAGCATCGGTGATATT
This is a stretch of genomic DNA from Hafnia alvei. It encodes these proteins:
- the cysH gene encoding phosphoadenosine phosphosulfate reductase, encoding MSKLDLHALAVLPKVEQVMALAEINTQLEKLSAQERVRWALEHLPAEFALSSSFGIQAAVSLHLVTRELPDIPVILTDTGYLFPETYQFIDTLHEKLNLNLKVYRAEQSAAWQEARYGKLWEQGVEGIERYNDINKVEPMNRALRELGAQTWFAGLRREQSGSRAHLPVLAIQRGVFKILPIIDWDNQQIYQYLQQHGLSYHPLWEQGYLSVGDTHTTRKWEPGMAEEETRFFGLKRECGLHE